The DNA segment tggcactccgtccagggtgtatcctgcctcgatgcccgatgacgcctgagataggcacaggctccccgtgacccgagaagttcggataagcggtagaagatgaatgagttaAACGTTCACAACTTACAAACGTCGGATCCCTTTCCACAGTAAACACTCTGTGTTTTAGTTCTGAATAAAACCTTGAAGGATTAGTTGGTAAACTCTGAAAAAATGCTTCTACATGGGTTCTTTATGGGATAAATGAGGGTTCTTAACTTGGAACACTTTCTGATATAAAAACACTTGCTTATGAGGTTCTAACAAGGTTCCACAGAGAGACAAACCAAATAAGATTTAACACTCTACTCATTGTAACAAgagcatgtggtagcctagtggttaaggtgttgggataTCGaacggaaggttgtgagttcaatcccaggtccaccaagctgccaatgttgggccactgtgcaaggcccttaaacctcaattttTGCTTCACAAAAAtactgtaagtcgctctggataacaggaatctgccaaatgctggaaacgtaacaaatgacagaattttaacctagttttaattataaatactaAATCCAGATTTACTACCAACTTAATGTCCAATCAATTCCAGAAGTGACTCCACCCCTCGTGTAGAAGTCCCGCCCTTTAAACAGTAACACAGGTGTGAATGTTCAAACCTGCAGCAAGAAGTCAAACAGCGTCACTTTGCTCCACTCGTGGTGATGGAGGCTGCTGCAGCTCCACTCGGGTTTGGGAACGCCGCGCTGCCAGCACCGGTACTGTAACCACGTCTGATATAAGCTCCACCTCAGAGAACCTGACCTCGACTGGGGCACCGCAACAACAGATGGGTCGTACGGGGTGACGGGACACAGCTGACCGTCTGAAACAAAATGGCGTGCTAATGTGTTTATCATCACCATAAGCTAACATGTTACAGAAGAGTgatcgtttccatagcaacaactcattcacagggacatgCACAGCGATCACTACATCGATAGAAAAACTGCTGACAATTTGTAAGGAGACGTTTATTTCTGCATGACCTATGACCTTTGTGTTTCTCCGTAACAAGAGTAagtttgtgtttattatctCTTATTAACTTGAAGACCTCAACGAACATCTTGAACTTTTGAGATGTTAAAACGATGAAagttataaatgtgtaatataaataatctTTAACACCGTAGGAGAACACTTGTGTAGTGAGAGAGATGAACTGTGACGTACCCAGAGCTTGGAACCTCCTGCTGATGGTCACTAAACTACGGTTGAGCCCTAAAACTCGGTCCAGGTGAAAAGCAAACACTTCACTTATATCCTCAGGTCTCTTAATAACTCCACATTGTCCAACACACTCTCCTGAGTGGGCTGAGCTCTGATTAAAGCTTCTCACACTCTTAAACAGGAGCACAGGAGAAGTGTTCTCCGGTTCGAGAACTTCCACACGGCCAATTTTGCACTTGGAGAGGAATCGCATGGTTTCTATATCAGCTTGGCTGAACCACGGTGGAGATTTTTGGCTGTACATCCGGATGGAGCTTCCAGTGTCGTGATCATCACTGAGCTGATTTGGTTTATAAAATGAATAGAGAGTTTGCCTCCAGGGGTCTCTAGAGTCACCAAGTCTTAGTGTTTCTTCTACCTGAATTTGAGCTGCACCTTGGATTTGGTTTTTCCTGTTCCTCACCTTCTTCCTGCGTGATTTGGGGCGCAACGTTGCCCTCAGGATAGagggtttgtgttttttggacTTGAGGGTGATGTAGACCACATTGGAGCGTGCTGGAGAAGGAGAACCGGGAATCCTTTCCAACATCCGTCTCCTGCTTTTGGTCAGTTTTTGGTCATGATCTCCATGGCTGATCCACAACTCCAAGCAGAAGAGGTAAAACAAGCAGGCAAAGGTGAGGAGTAAAGCTCTCCTGGACATAGAGGATCTCCAGCGGGATTTTATGTACCTCCAAAAGGAGAAGCAGGTCAGAtggatgagtgtgtgcatgctcCTGGAGGGACGAACCAGATGTTTCTCCATCAGGATGTGCAGGTGTTAAATTCATCTCCTCGTGGCTTTCACTCGTTTCATTTTCGGTGAATCCAAAAACTCCCTTTAAGTCCTGAAagtttttaacaataaaatattaagttctggggaaaaataaatatttattgtctCATCAAAATCAGACAATTTATCTGAATTTGTGACGCacgaaaaaaacatgaaaaagaaacaacaattcTACTGCGTCTATATGTAAGACGTAATAACCTTAAACACTGTGTTTTACCTCATCTACTGTACAGAAAAGAGTCCAGACAGTCACAATTCTGGTTCCTTTCCTGGTTCCTCTCCTGGTTCCTCTCCTGGTTCCTCACCTTATAATAAACACCGCAGCCTCCTTAAAGCGACCAGCAGGTCAATGAAGCCGAACTCTACTGAAGTCTAATACAGTATTAAACTCCACCCAAACACCACCCCAGACTGAACATGACGCTGAAACCTTTCACACTAAATAGTTTAAGGATTCTCGGCATTAACGCGCCACCTGCTGGTCGAAAGCTGCTTGGACAAACGGGACCTTCATCCGAAGATCTGGCTACAATCATTACAGGAAGTGAAATGTGACACAACGTGAAGACATGATGTCCAAACGAACACAAGGAATTTCATTCTGATAATTAATTCAGCACACAGTCAGCATTAATACaacatgaaattaaatatataatagataaaatacatacagtgtaaagaaataaattcagaTATGGGATAAAAAACATCacccaaaaaatgtaaaatacaaaataagaataaacatAATGTAGAAACTAAAACAAAGATGATAATGTATTCTTAATTAAAATGTGGTACTCCGTTAGCAGATctcaatattattaaatatttaaaatataaatgctcATTTTTCCAGCTGCTCTTCCCTTTTTAACCGAATCGCTTCATTTGACCTGATTGAagattttcaattcaattcaattcaagtttatttgtatagcgctttttacactagacatcgtctcaaagcagctttacagaacataaacacagagcagaaggtaaacataattaatgataaaggaaataacgaataataaaagaaaaataattaacagaataaaaaattctagattattattagatataaatagttcacatgtgtatgtatttattcccctatgagcaagtctgaggtgactcaggcagcagtggtgaggaaaaactgccttaaattggtaaaggaagaaaccttgagaggaaccggactcaagggggaacccatcctcatatggggtgacactgggggtgtgattgtaatatacagtcagttaaatgttgtattggtgtaaggttcatggacttctgatctcctgagtaccacagagtctaactggagatgtctcaggatccttagagtcggcctcggctcggtggacgtccaaaggcttcgtcccacagaggacgatgggagctggtacagtgtctggatgcctcgggatgggtacaaagagagaagcggtggaaagggattaacatatctgctgttcataaaaatgtgctggtctgatgtactggtgcatgatattatgggatgtattatgtgtacgcctgactaaagagatgagtttttaatctaccaAAGACCAAACTTTCCCCCAGAGCAgccatggatggatggacgaagAGAAGCAGTGTTCAGGTTGCACTACGTTTGAATCGATTCATTCAAAATGTCGGTATAATGTACAGCTGAATCGGTTGAATCGATTCATTGAAACTGAATCCAGGAGGAAAAGCAGCTCAGTTTATTTGAGGTTCTGGAGATCCATTTCTCACATTCTGAGTCAGTTCAcatcaataaaacagaatttgcGTTAATGACCAAACGGATTCTCACACCCTTAACATGTGACATacaaacaatatttattatgtagAAAGCACAAAGATTTTAATGTTAACAAATTTCTGCACTTTAACAAAAGCTCGTAGTGAGGAAAGATCAGGTCAGTTTATTTACAGCAGTCACTTTGGGGAAGGTGACCATGAGGTTCACCATCAACCAGCAGTACGTCAATTCCCCATATAACACCAGTcagaaaacaccacacacacacacacacacacacacacacacacacacacacacacacacacacacacacacacacacacacacacacacacacacacacaaacaattcaaGAATCGAACCAATTCAGGAACAGATAAACACTgctgtttgtttccttttaaGAGCATTAGACTTGAAGGACATGGAGGTTAGATCTTGGTGTTGATGTTCTGAGCTTTTAACACTCCACCAATtgaactgaacactgagttGTTTAAGGGTTTAATCCCTCACCATCACAGGGATGTAGTTAGTGCTGTAGAGCAGCACATCCACGACACAGCTCACAAAGCCATACATTGAGTTTATCCATGTGGACAGAGAGGAAGCTGAGACTCCACCTGCAGCATCACCCTCATCCTGTGAAGCTGAATAAAGAGCTGAACATCatgggaaaataaatacaaaataaatacatttcactcGTCTGTAAGAGTCTGTAATATGAATAATCCCCATCACCTCCTTCTTCATTGCTCGTCAGTGTGAGAAAGCTGAACAGGAATAAATCAGCTCCATCTGTAGTACATCACAGCGCCGCCAGGGGGAGCcttaacattattaattatccatttatatactgtgtatttatttatttatttatttgtttgtttgtttatttaatcattcatttgtttatcacATAATAAAATTTTTcttataaagaattaaaaaaaaggtcagaacctgtttttttttctgaagaagAATTTATTGTACTAAAAGGAATACTattcattaaaaacagaaataaaataaacattcataaacataaaaaatcgaaagacatttatttgtcattttacttattttattattgtaatttgtTATTgtaactttaattatttattaaataactatatggcaaataaatgattacaaggaaagaaagaaaaaaatgagtgtttcaaaacagcaacaaacaaacaataaaataaaataaataaataattgaaaataagatgcatttataatgtttgctgtttattgtctttttttacgTGATTAGTTCACATTCATAAGGAGCAAATGTCAGAGCTGCAGTTTGGGATTTTATTCTGAAGGTGGTGGCAGTGTGGAGTTTCTGACTGACAGAACCACAGAAGAAGTGCAGCAGCTGTAGgattctaaacacacacacacacacacacacacacacacacacacacacacacacacacacacacacttcagtgcaGGTAATATCATGAAACATGTCTTTGTAACTCTTAAAGCTGTGCAGCTGAAATTAatcaggttttgtgtgtgtgtgtgtgtgtgtgtgtgtgtgtgtgtgtgtgtgtgtgtgtgtgtttgtgtgcgtgttgcATCTTTTTAggaggattttatttttatcatgatGGGAACTGAGAATAAGGTAGGGTAAGGTTTGCCTGCAGATATGGAATACATacataataaagtgtgtgtgtgtgtgtgagtgagagtgtgtgtgtgtgtgagagagtgtgtgtatgtgtgtgtgtgtgtgtgtgtgtgagagtgtgtgtgtgtgtgtgtgagagagtgtgtgtgtgtgtgcgtgtatgtgtgtgtgtgtgtgtgtgagagagatgtagTACATGTACTCTTTACCACACAGAAACTGGTTATTTTGCTCTAACAGCTCGGCCCCATGGTTTCTCTCACCACAGAAATTTACCAATGATGATTTTGTTAAATGACGACACAAATTTGATCCATAAATAATTCTGACttacattatagtgtagtgtacattatagtgtagtgtacattatagtgtagtgtacattatagtgtagtgtacattatagtgtagtgtaacattatacattatagcgtagtgtaacattatagtgtagtgtacattatagtgtagtgtaacattatagtgtaacattatagtgtagtgtaacattatagtgtagtgtaacattatagtgtagtgtacattatagtgtagtgtaacattatagtgtaacattatagtgtagtgtaacattatagtgtagtgtaacattatagtgtagtgtacattatagtgtagtgtacattatagtgtagtgtaacattatacattatagcgtagtgtaacattatagtgtagtgtacattatagtgtagtgtaacattatagtgtaacattatagtgtagtgtaacattatagtgtagtgtaacattatagtgtaacattatagtgtaacattatagtgtaacattatagtgtagtgtaacattatagtgtagtgtaacattatagtgtaacattatagtgtagtgtaacattatagcgtagtgtaacattatagtgtagtgtaacattatagtgtagtgtaacattatagtgtaacattatagtgtagtgtaacattatagcgtagtgtaacattatagcgtagtgtaacattatagtgtagtgtaacattatacattatagcgtagtgtaacattatagtgtagtgtaacattatagtgtagtgtaacattatagtgtagtgtaacattatagtgtaacattatagcgtagtgtaacattatagtgtagtgtaacattatagtgtaacattatagcgtagtgtaacattatagtgtagtgtaacattatacattatagcgtagtgtaacattatagtgtagtgtaacattatagtgtagtgtaacattatagtgtagtgtaacattatagtgtaacattatagcgTAGTGTAacatagtgtaacattatagtgtagtgtaacattatagagtagtgtaacattatagtgtaacattatagcgtagtgtaacattatagcgtagtgtaacattatagtgtagtgtaacattatagcgtagtgtaacattatagtgtaacattatagtgtagtgtaacattatagcgtagtgtaacattatagtgtagtgtaacattatagtgtaacattatagtgtagtgtaacattatagtgtagtgtaacattatagtgtagtgtaacattatagctgtaacattatagtgtaacattatagtgtagtgtaacattatagtgtagtgtaacattatagtgtaacattatagctgtaacattatagtgtaacattatagtgtaacattatagtgtagtgtaacattatagtgtaacattatagtgtaacattatagtgtagtgtaacattatagtgtaacattatagtgtaacattatagtgtagtgtaacattatagtgtaacattatagtgtagtgtaacattatagcgtagtgtaacattatagcgtagtgtaacattatagtgtagtgtaacattatagtgtagtgtaacattatagtgtagtgtaacattatagtgtaacattatagctgtaacattatagtgtaacattatagtgtaacattatagtgtagtgtaacattatagtgtaacattatagtgtaacattatagtgtagtgtaacattatagtgtaacattatagtgtaacattatagtgtagtgtaacattatagtgtaacattatagtgtagtgtaacattatagtgtagtgtaacattatagctgtaacattatagtgtaacattatagtgtagtgtaacattatagtgtagtgtaacattatagtgtaacattatagctgtaacattatagtgtagtgtaacattatagtgtaacattatagtgtaacattatagtgtagtgtaacattatagtgtaacattatagtgtaacattatagtgtagtgtaacattatagtgtaacattatagcgtagtgtaacattatagcgtagtgtaacattattgtgtagtgtaacattatagctGTAACTGCTGCTGAAACtaatcagcaccttctgaccaatcagaatgcagaactcTGAACATTGTTATTTTAGGTGATCAAGTGTAAAGCGGCTGTCGCTTGGGAACCTGGGAAGCCTGTCTCTGTAGAAGAAGTAGAAGTTGCTCCACCTAAAGACCATGAAGTGAGAATTAAGGTCCGTATTTCTGCTCAGCTCCAACAGTTTGTTCCTTCTGTTCTGTTGTGAAATTGGGGTCACAGCCTTGACTTTTGGACGCATCAACTGATtaaagccgtgtgtgtgtgtgtgtgttgtagatcGCAGCGAGCGGTGTGTGTCACACAGACTTCACGTATCTGTATGATTGTGACAAAGGAGTGAAGACTCTTCCGTTTCCTCTCATTCTGGGTCATGAAGGCAGCGGTGTGGTGGAGAGCGTCGGCCCGGGGGTGACCACTGTGAAGCCTGgtactctaaacacacacacacacactcacacacacacacacacacacacaccctaatgTGCAGCTGTAACACTCTCCTCCATCTGTTCTTCAGCTTTTTGATCACATtgatgtttttattctgttccatGTTCcctttattataattaaaggTGAGATCAGTGACTTTTGTCTTCATCGGTTCTCTAACAGTTACATCATGATGAATAagatctgtgttttttattattatttttactccTTGAGCCCAAACTTTTATTCCTGCCCACTGTACACGGAGCTCTACCTCAGACCTTACAGTGGGATGACTTAGCATTTGAACTAGAGTTAGCGTTAGCAAGGAGTGTGATGGCATCCAGCTTCATTTCCTTCACCAGTACCACATGACTGTCCCTCAGGCTGTGCTGTACACTGACCTCatcctgttgttgttgtccaGGTGATGCGGTGATCCCTCTCTTCCTGCCTCAGTGCTCTGAGTGTGAATTCTGTCTGAGTCCGAAGACAAACCTCTGCTCTAAAaactggttatttatttattttttttcattttcacagaaactgctgaacagatttaattatttaaaattcctGATCATCGACTCGGTGTTTAACACTTTACATATCTTCACTGCTGTAGTGTAATCTGTAATCTATAGTGTAATCTGTAGTGTAATCTGCaatctgtagtgtaatgtgtaatctgtaatctgtagtgtaatctgtaatctgtagtGTAATCTGCAGTGTAATCTGTAGTGTAATCTGTAATCTGCAGTGTAATCTGTAGTATACCCTGTAGtgtaatctgtaatctgtagtGTAATCTGTAGTGTAATCTGTAATCTGCAGTGTAATCTGTAGTATACCCTGTAGtgtaatctgtaatctgtagtgtaatctgtaatctgtagtATAATCTGTAGTGTaatctgtagtgtaatgtgtaatgtgtagtgtaatctgtaatctgtagtgtaatctgtaatctgtagtATAATCTGTAGTGTaatctgtagtgtaatgtgtaatcTGTAGTGTAATCTGTACTGTAATCTGTAGTGTAATCTGTAGTGTAATCTGCAATCTGTAGTGTAATCTGTAGTGTaatctgtagtgtaatgtgtaatctgtaatctgtagtgtaatgtgtaatcTGTAGTGTaatctgtagtgtagtgtaatctgtagtgtaatgtgtaatctgtagtgtaatctgtaatctgtagtgtaatctgtaatctgtagtGTAATCTGTAGTGTaatctgtagtgtaatgtgtaatctgtagtgtaatgtgtaatctgtagtgtaatgtgtaatctgtagtgtaatctgtaatctgtagtGTAATCTAGATTAGTTTGTACGATCTCTGATGCTCAGTTTGAGTAgtgataatctctctctctctctctctctctctctctctctctctctctctctctctctctctctctctctctctctcaggaagAAGACTCAGCAGTGTGTTCAGGCTGATGGTACGAGTCGTGTCACCTGTAAAGGGCAGCAGATCTACCAGTTTCTGGGTGTGAGCACTTTCTCTGAATACACCGTCGTTCCTGAATACAACGTCGCTAAGATCCACCAAGACGCAGCGCTGGACAAAGTCTGTCTCCTCGGCTGTGGGGTTGCTACGGGATACGGAGCAGCGCTGAATGCGGCCAAAGTgcgtctatgtgtgtctgtgtagtgagtgtgtgtgtgtagtgtgtgtgtctgtgtagtgagtgtgtgtgtagtgtgtgtgtgtggcgttaGATCTTAAACCAGTAATATAAAGTGAAATCTTTTTATTACATCTTTTTTGCTacttcttcttccttcctttcttcttcagTCTTTTCATTTGAATCCCTCCTGCTCTCTAAAGCACACTGTCCCTCAGTTCAGTCCAAAGCCCTCCTTTAGTTACACTTTTATTTGCTGCCtcctactcctcctcctcctcctcctcctcctcctcctccttcttcttcttcttgtgagGTTTTGTTAGAATATAatgagtgggcgtggcctgtgtgctgGAGTAGTAGAGCGTCACtacaattaaatgaaatgatttgaattttatttcctGAACCCTGTGGTTGTGCAGGTGGAGCGCGGTACCGTCTGTGCCGTGTTCGGTCTGGGAGCCATCGGGTTGGCCGCTGTGATGGGCTGTAAATCTGCAGGAGCTTCCAGGATCATCGGCGTCGACATCAACTCCGAGAAATGTGAAATCGCCAAGAAGTTCGGCGTCACAGAGTTCGTGAACCCGAACGATCACAACAAACCCATTCAGGAGGTGCTGATGGAGATGACGGGTGGAGGAGCGGACTACAGCTTCGAGTGTGTGGGGAACGTCACACTTATGGTGGGTCTGAATTCAGCTCCATATGTGTTCAGGAACAACGCCACCTTCTTTTTTGTTCTCATCCATCCTTCGTCTTTTCTTCTTGTAATTCTGGTATTTTTCATCTTTcctccaccatcatcatcttGTCTTTCTTGCTCCTCTAACCTTTCAtgaagtttgttttgttttgtgtccaCAAGAGGGCAGTGTTTGAGAGCTGCAGAGCCGGTTGGGGAACATGTGTGATTGTGGGATGGAATGAAACCGGCAGCCTGTCGCTCGCACCGATCGACGTCCTGATGGGAAGAACTCTTAAAGGAACCTACTTTGGTGGTAAGAGATGAGCAGGTTGTAATGTAGCGGCTCTCAATTATCCGACAGCTTGGGCTGAAATCTCAGTTACAGACGAGCGGTGTTTCCTGAACAGGatggaagagtgtgtgtagcGTACCCAAACTGGTGGAGGACTACATGAGCGGGCGAATCATGCTGGATGAGTTTGTGACACACACGCTCCCTCTGGAGGGGATTAACCAGGCCTTCGATCTGATGACCAAAGGGAAAAGGTCTCTGGGTCACATGACCATCATGTCATTGTGATTGTGATCCCTTTGATCTTTTATTTactgcttttctctctttctcagc comes from the Tachysurus fulvidraco isolate hzauxx_2018 chromosome 17, HZAU_PFXX_2.0, whole genome shotgun sequence genome and includes:
- the gask1b gene encoding Golgi-associated kinase 1B; amino-acid sequence: MEKHLVRPSRSMHTLIHLTCFSFWRYIKSRWRSSMSRRALLLTFACLFYLFCLELWISHGDHDQKLTKSRRRMLERIPGSPSPARSNVVYITLKSKKHKPSILRATLRPKSRRKKVRNRKNQIQGAAQIQVEETLRLGDSRDPWRQTLYSFYKPNQLSDDHDTGSSIRMYSQKSPPWFSQADIETMRFLSKCKIGRVEVLEPENTSPVLLFKSVRSFNQSSAHSGECVGQCGVIKRPEDISEVFAFHLDRVLGLNRSLVTISRRFQALDGQLCPVTPYDPSVVAVPQSRSGSLRWSLYQTWLQYRCWQRGVPKPEWSCSSLHHHEWSKVTLFDFLLQNHQRLDRNCCGFRPRPQDSCVQLGYHRECGNEDKLELSHIVHRKKDPRRLVYVNNNAFFDRDEENLDFKLLEGIKELPDVAVSVLRSQHLRQNLLQSLFVDEQFWENQGGRQGIDKLIDVIERRARVLLRYINAHGINVIAMNS
- the LOC113655026 gene encoding alcohol dehydrogenase class-3-like isoform X1, whose amino-acid sequence is MMGTENKVIKCKAAVAWEPGKPVSVEEVEVAPPKDHEVRIKIAASGVCHTDFTYLYDCDKGVKTLPFPLILGHEGSGVVESVGPGVTTVKPGDAVIPLFLPQCSECEFCLSPKTNLCSKNWKKTQQCVQADGTSRVTCKGQQIYQFLGVSTFSEYTVVPEYNVAKIHQDAALDKVCLLGCGVATGYGAALNAAKVERGTVCAVFGLGAIGLAAVMGCKSAGASRIIGVDINSEKCEIAKKFGVTEFVNPNDHNKPIQEVLMEMTGGGADYSFECVGNVTLMFVLFCVHKRAVFESCRAGWGTCVIVGWNETGSLSLAPIDVLMGRTLKGTYFGGWKSVCSVPKLVEDYMSGRIMLDEFVTHTLPLEGINQAFDLMTKGKSIRTVIKMP
- the LOC113655026 gene encoding alcohol dehydrogenase class-3-like isoform X2; this encodes MMGTENKVIKCKAAVAWEPGKPVSVEEVEVAPPKDHEVRIKIAASGVCHTDFTYLYDCDKGVKTLPFPLILGHEGSGVVESVGPGVTTVKPGDAVIPLFLPQCSECEFCLSPKTNLCSKNWKKTQQCVQADGTSRVTCKGQQIYQFLGVSTFSEYTVVPEYNVAKIHQDAALDKVCLLGCGVATGYGAALNAAKVERGTVCAVFGLGAIGLAAVMGCKSAGASRIIGVDINSEKCEIAKKFGVTEFVNPNDHNKPIQEVLMEMTGGGADYSFECVGNVTLMRAVFESCRAGWGTCVIVGWNETGSLSLAPIDVLMGRTLKGTYFGGWKSVCSVPKLVEDYMSGRIMLDEFVTHTLPLEGINQAFDLMTKGKSIRTVIKMP